GGGTTAAATCATCATGTAATAGATGTAAAATTTTAAGGCTTTCGCCTTATTTTTTATCTTTACATAAATTTTTATTTAATTTAAAAATTTCTTTTATTTTTTCTAAATCTTTTTCTTTTGAATAAATATGTTTTAGCATAAGCTTTTCACAATTGTTGTTTAAATCAATTCCAAATTTTTCAAAAAAATCTTTATAATCACTTAATTTCTTTTTAACTCTATAATAATAAACCAAATGAGATAAAGATAATAAAAAAACAGCTAAAAAAAATAATATAATCGAAAATATTTTTTTATTTGTTCCATAGGGAATTGCCTGATAAGTAGCAATAATAAGTATTGCTAATGAAAATATTACAGCACCTATATAATAATTTTTTTCGGAAGTAATAATAAAAAGATAATTATCAAAATTTTTTTCAATTTTGGCTGCTTTATATAAATTATAAAAGCTCATCAATACAATAACTGCACTTGTTAATATTAATATATCATAAAACATGTAATTCCTTAAATTCAATTTTGTAATAATCATTTGGAAAATGAACGCTTTTAATTAAAAATTTTTTATTGTTGATTTTTTCTGTTTTTTCTTTTTTGAAATCAAATTCAATATTAAATTTATCTTCAAATTCTTCTAAATCGTTAATTTTACCAAAAATATTTTTAAAAGGTTTGTTACAGATTATGTTTTGATTATTTTTACAGATACAGATTGGATAATTTTTTTCTTCTATTAAATTTTTTAAAATTTCCAAATATTCTTTTGTCTCTTTTCTTTCATTGATAATTTTTGCAAATTTTTTTAATGTCTTAAACAGAGAATCTTTAAAAATGGGTTTTGTCAAATATCCGTCAATTCCTATATCAATAGCTTTTTTCATATAATCCATATCTGAAAAAGCGGTAATTACAAGAATTATAATGTTTTTATCTCTGTTTTTGATATATTCGGAAAGTTCCAAACCGGAAATTTCAGGCATTTTAATATCTGTAATTATTAAATCTAAATTATTGTTGTTAAAAATTTCAATTGCTTTTTTTGCATCTTCCGCAATAAAAAATTTATTGAATAAATCCTTAACAAGTAACGAAAAAGCTTCTCTTACCATTTCGTCGTCTTCTACAAAAAGAACGTTTAAATTTTTTAATCCCCGCATTCTTCAAACTTTATATTTTTATTGGCTAGCTCATTTTTAAACCATTCATAAACTTTTTTTGCACCATCTCCAGCAAAAGATATTTCACTGGTATAATCCAGCTTTGGCAAAGTGGAAAATTCTACACTTTTAGGGATTTTATTCATAATATCAAGCATTTCAGATTCTTTTGCATGTGCTAAAAGAGTGTAGCGTTTCTTTTTATTTTTTAAAGGAAAAAATTTATCCAGAGCTTCTATAGTCATAGGATGTGCCATTTCAGGAAATCCCGGCATAAAGAAAAATTTGTTATCAATATAAAATCCGGGAAAACCGTTTATAGGATTATTCCAAAGAGGCTTTGCATTTTTAGGCCAGTATGCCAGAGGGTATTTTTTTGAATTATCAACACCCGGAAATTTTTTATCTATTTTTTTTATAAAATCCTGATTATATTTCATTTAAAAACTTCTGCAGCTAAATTTCTTGTATAATCATCCGGAGTTGCCCCGATACCGCCATAACAGAAAAGATAAGAATTAGAAGTTTTTTTTATAAAATTAAAAATATTTTTAATTAAAAGGGGGTCGTCTTTTATAATAAAAGAGGCTTTTAGTTCATATCCTCTTTTTATTAATTCGTCTCTTAAAAATTTAAAATGTTTATCCTCTCTTCTTGCGTTTAGTATTTCCGTTCCTATAATTACCTGAAAAATATTCATTAAATTTTTTCTTTTATTATTTTTTCCATTTCATCAACAATTTCCTCAACTGTTCTCTCACCGTTTATTTTATTAACTTTTTTTTGTTTTGAATAAAATTTTTCTATATCGTTAATAGGGCCTAAAAACACTTTCATCCTATTGTTAAATACTTCAACATTATCATCAGCACCTCTTGCTCTTCCAAGAACTCTGTCTCTTGCAATTTCTTCACTAACTTCCACTTCTATTACAGCCACTAAATCAATATCTTTGCTTGTTTTTAGCATTTCGTTAAGGGCAATCATTTGTTCTACACTTCTTGGAAAACCGTCTATTAAAATTATGTTTTTATCTGCTTTTTCAATAGCGCTTTTGATTGTGTTGATTACTATTTCAAGAGGTACTAAATTTCCGTTATCAATATAGCTTTTAATTTTTTTGCCAAGCTCGCTTCCGCTTGCAACTTCGGCTCTTAATAAATCACCTGTTGAATAATGCACAATTGTATCTGGATTTCTTTTTGCAATAAGTTCTGCATCCGTTGTTTTTCCGCTTCCGGGTGCACCTATAATTAAAAACAGTTTTTTCATTTTTTTACTCCTTTTTTTATATTTATTTCTTAACTTCTAACTTGGCTATTTGGTAACTCATAACTCATAATTCACAACTCATAATTCATAACTCATCACTCACTATTTAAACACCGGACATTCAAATTTTTTAACATATATTTTTTTGCTCATTCCTCTACCAATGGCAATTTTTCTGCCTTCTATGTCAATTTCAACAGGGCCAAAAATTGATTTATTTATAATTTGTCCCATCTGTCCTTTTCTAATACCCAAATCCTGCATTCTGTATTTGAAATTCCCGCAGGAACGGTCAAATTCAATTATTTTAAAAACATCTCCGTTTTTAAGATCACTTAATCTAATCATTTTTAGGTTTATGTATTCTTATGTGTAATTCTTTTAACTGGGCTGTTTCCACTTCATTAGGTGCTTCTGTCAGAAGACACTGGGCTTTTTGTGTCTTTGGAAACGCAATTACGTCTCTTATGTTATCAGTATGACGCATTAGCATTATAACCCTGTCAAGTCCAAGTGCGAATCCGCCGTGAGGAGGTGCACCGAATTTAAGTGCGTCAAGTAAAAATCCAAATTTTTCCCTTGCTTCAATTTCATTGATACCTAAAAGCTTAAACACCTTTTTTTGGATTTCTTCTTTATGTATACGTATACTTCCTCCTCCGATTTCATAACCGTTTAAGACTAAATCATAAGCAACTGATTTTATATT
The Lebetimonas sp. JH292 genome window above contains:
- a CDS encoding DUF202 domain-containing protein yields the protein MFYDILILTSAVIVLMSFYNLYKAAKIEKNFDNYLFIITSEKNYYIGAVIFSLAILIIATYQAIPYGTNKKIFSIILFFLAVFLLSLSHLVYYYRVKKKLSDYKDFFEKFGIDLNNNCEKLMLKHIYSKEKDLEKIKEIFKLNKNLCKDKK
- a CDS encoding response regulator → MRGLKNLNVLFVEDDEMVREAFSLLVKDLFNKFFIAEDAKKAIEIFNNNNLDLIITDIKMPEISGLELSEYIKNRDKNIIILVITAFSDMDYMKKAIDIGIDGYLTKPIFKDSLFKTLKKFAKIINERKETKEYLEILKNLIEEKNYPICICKNNQNIICNKPFKNIFGKINDLEEFEDKFNIEFDFKKEKTEKINNKKFLIKSVHFPNDYYKIEFKELHVL
- a CDS encoding competence/damage-inducible protein A, producing the protein MKYNQDFIKKIDKKFPGVDNSKKYPLAYWPKNAKPLWNNPINGFPGFYIDNKFFFMPGFPEMAHPMTIEALDKFFPLKNKKKRYTLLAHAKESEMLDIMNKIPKSVEFSTLPKLDYTSEISFAGDGAKKVYEWFKNELANKNIKFEECGD
- a CDS encoding molybdopterin-binding protein — encoded protein: MNIFQVIIGTEILNARREDKHFKFLRDELIKRGYELKASFIIKDDPLLIKNIFNFIKKTSNSYLFCYGGIGATPDDYTRNLAAEVFK
- a CDS encoding adenylate kinase → MKKLFLIIGAPGSGKTTDAELIAKRNPDTIVHYSTGDLLRAEVASGSELGKKIKSYIDNGNLVPLEIVINTIKSAIEKADKNIILIDGFPRSVEQMIALNEMLKTSKDIDLVAVIEVEVSEEIARDRVLGRARGADDNVEVFNNRMKVFLGPINDIEKFYSKQKKVNKINGERTVEEIVDEMEKIIKEKI
- a CDS encoding ferrous iron transport protein A, which encodes MIRLSDLKNGDVFKIIEFDRSCGNFKYRMQDLGIRKGQMGQIINKSIFGPVEIDIEGRKIAIGRGMSKKIYVKKFECPVFK